Proteins co-encoded in one Vibrio sp. SNU_ST1 genomic window:
- the ppsA gene encoding phosphoenolpyruvate synthase: MQNNTLWFNGLSMEDVDKVGGKNASLGEMVSNLANAGVSVPNGFATTSYAFNNFLDYKGLDERIHQLLDELDVEDVDALRKTGATIRQWVLDAPFPESLEQDIRDNYRELIEGNEELSVAVRSSATAEDLPDASFAGQQETFLNVKGIDAVIEATKHVFASLFNDRAISYRVHQGFDHRGISLSAGIQRMVRSDKASSGVMFTLDTESGFDQVVFITSSWGLGEMVVQGAVNPDEFYVHKPMLEAGHYPVVKKTFGSKLIKMIYSTNQEIGKQVDIIDTDTQERNEFSLNDEEIKELAKQAMIIEKHYQRPMDIEWAKDGIDGKLYIVQARPETVCSQSDQNVIERYELNNKADVLVEGRAIGQRIGSGPVRLVDSLDQMSLVQEGDVLVTDMTDPDWEPVMKKASAIVTNRGGRTCHAAIIARELGIPAIVGCGTATSSLNDGNTVTVSCSEGETGYVYNGELDFEIKRSEVDELPMLPTKVMMNVGNPDRAFDFAQIPNEGVGLARLEFIINKMIGIHPKALLNFDEQTDEIKAEINQRIRGYKDPIDFYVSKLTEGIATIASAFWPKRVIVRMSDFKSNEYSNLVGGKTFEPHEENPMLGFRGASRYISPVFEDCFELETQALKRVRNEMGLKNVEIMIPFVRTPSEAASVIDILAKFNLRRGDQGLKVIMMCELPSNAILADEFLKYFDGFSIGSNDMTQLTLGLDRDSGDVAHLFDERNPAVKAMLKMAIDAAANAGKYVGICGQGPSDHDDLAEWLMEQGISSVSLNPDTVIDTWLKLGNVANK; encoded by the coding sequence ATGCAAAATAACACCCTATGGTTCAATGGCCTTTCCATGGAAGATGTCGACAAAGTCGGCGGTAAGAATGCTTCACTTGGAGAGATGGTCTCTAACCTAGCCAACGCTGGCGTATCAGTACCTAATGGTTTTGCTACCACCTCTTATGCGTTTAATAACTTTCTTGACTACAAAGGTCTTGATGAGCGCATTCACCAACTCCTTGATGAACTTGATGTTGAAGACGTTGACGCACTGCGTAAGACAGGTGCAACAATTCGACAATGGGTTCTAGATGCACCCTTCCCAGAATCACTAGAGCAAGACATCCGTGATAACTACCGCGAACTGATTGAAGGCAACGAAGAATTGTCTGTTGCGGTTCGTTCATCGGCAACGGCAGAAGACCTTCCAGATGCTTCTTTTGCAGGCCAGCAAGAAACCTTCCTTAACGTGAAAGGTATCGATGCGGTTATCGAAGCGACCAAACACGTCTTCGCTTCACTGTTTAACGACCGCGCTATCTCTTACCGAGTACACCAAGGTTTTGACCACCGAGGTATTTCACTGTCTGCGGGTATCCAGCGCATGGTTCGCTCAGACAAAGCCTCTTCAGGCGTCATGTTCACTCTTGATACTGAATCAGGCTTCGACCAAGTGGTCTTCATCACCTCTTCTTGGGGTCTAGGTGAAATGGTTGTACAGGGCGCTGTGAACCCAGATGAGTTCTACGTTCACAAGCCAATGCTAGAAGCAGGTCACTACCCGGTCGTTAAAAAAACGTTTGGTTCTAAGTTGATCAAGATGATCTACTCAACCAATCAAGAGATCGGCAAGCAAGTTGATATCATCGACACCGATACTCAAGAGCGTAACGAGTTCTCACTGAACGACGAAGAGATCAAAGAGTTAGCGAAACAAGCGATGATCATCGAGAAGCACTACCAGCGTCCGATGGACATTGAGTGGGCAAAAGATGGCATCGACGGCAAGCTGTACATTGTTCAGGCTCGTCCAGAAACCGTATGTTCTCAAAGCGACCAAAACGTTATCGAGCGTTACGAGTTAAACAACAAGGCGGATGTCTTAGTTGAAGGCCGCGCTATCGGTCAACGTATCGGTTCTGGCCCTGTTCGCTTAGTTGACTCTCTAGACCAAATGTCACTGGTTCAAGAAGGCGATGTACTAGTAACCGACATGACAGACCCAGACTGGGAACCTGTGATGAAGAAAGCGTCTGCTATTGTGACAAACCGTGGTGGCCGTACTTGTCACGCGGCAATCATTGCTCGTGAGCTCGGTATCCCTGCAATTGTTGGCTGTGGTACCGCGACAAGCAGCCTGAATGACGGCAACACCGTAACAGTGTCATGCTCAGAAGGCGAAACAGGCTACGTTTACAACGGTGAACTCGATTTTGAGATCAAACGTTCTGAGGTTGATGAGCTACCAATGCTGCCAACCAAAGTAATGATGAATGTGGGTAACCCAGATCGCGCCTTCGACTTCGCTCAAATCCCGAACGAAGGTGTTGGCCTTGCTCGTCTTGAATTCATCATCAACAAGATGATCGGTATTCACCCTAAAGCTCTGTTGAACTTCGATGAGCAAACGGATGAGATCAAAGCAGAAATCAACCAGCGCATTCGTGGCTACAAAGATCCGATCGATTTCTACGTAAGCAAGCTAACGGAAGGCATCGCGACAATCGCTTCTGCATTCTGGCCTAAGCGTGTGATCGTACGTATGTCTGACTTCAAGTCGAACGAGTACAGCAACCTTGTTGGCGGTAAAACGTTTGAACCACATGAAGAAAACCCAATGCTGGGTTTCCGTGGTGCATCTCGTTACATCTCTCCAGTATTTGAAGACTGTTTCGAGCTTGAAACTCAAGCACTAAAACGCGTTCGTAACGAGATGGGACTGAAGAACGTTGAAATCATGATCCCATTCGTGCGCACCCCGAGCGAAGCAGCATCGGTTATCGACATTCTGGCTAAGTTTAACCTACGCCGTGGCGACCAAGGTCTGAAAGTCATCATGATGTGTGAGCTGCCATCCAATGCGATTTTGGCTGATGAGTTCTTGAAGTACTTCGATGGCTTCTCTATCGGTTCAAACGACATGACACAGCTGACACTTGGCCTAGACCGAGATTCAGGTGACGTTGCGCACTTATTCGACGAGCGTAACCCAGCGGTTAAAGCGATGCTGAAAATGGCAATCGATGCAGCAGCTAACGCAGGTAAGTACGTGGGTATTTGTGGCCAAGGCCCATCTGACCACGACGACCTAGCTGAGTGGTTAATGGAGCAAGGCATCAGCTCTGTTTCGTTGAATCCAGATACGGTTATCGACACATGGCTGAAGCTAGGCAACGTTGCTAACAAGTAA
- a CDS encoding MATE family efflux transporter, which yields MNSTTATPSTSLGRQLYTMTWPMLFGVLSLMSFQLVDSAFIGQLGVLPLAVQGFTLPIQMIIIGIQVGLGIATTAVIARAIGANETRYAKQLGGLVIAMGSVSVALFSVIIYLLRGPILQLLDAPPTVLPIIDSYWIYWLVSSWTGALLYFFYSVCRANGNTMLPGSMMIATSIINLILDPIFIFTLDMGINGAAIATILAFGAGIFIVAPKVTKKHWMTFDWHDLDIGKSVRSIGNIMGPAMISQLLPPVSSMFATKLLAGYGTAAVAAWALGSRFEFFSIVAVLALTMSMPPMIGRMLGENNLNNIRKLVKIAVMFVLGFQLVIALLTWLFSGGLASLMTSESEVSTILNYHLLIVPISLGPLGICMLMVSVSNALGKSYTALTISVLRLFAFFLPCLWVGSQLAGIEGLFWGAMVGNVLAGTCAWFMCQHALKQVELRLRD from the coding sequence ATGAATTCTACTACCGCAACTCCCTCGACTTCTCTTGGCAGACAACTCTATACAATGACATGGCCAATGCTGTTTGGGGTACTTTCCCTAATGAGCTTCCAGCTTGTAGACAGTGCTTTTATTGGCCAGCTGGGCGTGCTACCGCTCGCTGTTCAAGGCTTCACGCTTCCAATTCAGATGATCATCATTGGTATTCAAGTCGGGCTAGGAATCGCGACGACCGCGGTAATCGCTAGAGCCATTGGCGCGAATGAAACGCGCTACGCTAAGCAGCTTGGTGGATTAGTGATTGCGATGGGCAGCGTGAGTGTCGCGCTTTTCTCCGTCATCATTTACCTGTTGCGTGGGCCAATTTTACAGTTGTTGGATGCGCCACCAACGGTATTGCCAATCATTGACTCTTATTGGATCTATTGGCTAGTCAGCTCTTGGACAGGTGCACTGCTCTACTTCTTCTACAGTGTGTGTCGTGCCAATGGTAATACCATGCTGCCCGGCTCAATGATGATCGCGACCAGTATCATCAACCTAATATTGGACCCGATTTTTATCTTTACTCTCGACATGGGCATAAATGGAGCCGCCATTGCGACCATCTTGGCGTTTGGTGCGGGCATCTTTATCGTGGCGCCCAAAGTGACCAAGAAACATTGGATGACGTTCGACTGGCACGATCTCGATATTGGTAAGAGTGTTCGTTCCATTGGTAACATCATGGGGCCTGCGATGATCAGTCAGCTGCTGCCACCTGTTTCATCAATGTTCGCCACTAAGCTGCTTGCTGGCTATGGCACAGCTGCCGTTGCAGCTTGGGCACTGGGTTCGCGTTTTGAATTCTTCTCGATTGTCGCCGTGCTAGCACTAACGATGTCGATGCCTCCGATGATTGGCCGCATGTTGGGAGAGAACAACCTCAACAATATACGTAAACTCGTTAAGATTGCGGTAATGTTCGTATTGGGTTTCCAGTTGGTGATAGCGCTGTTGACTTGGTTATTCTCTGGCGGACTGGCAAGCCTAATGACCAGTGAAAGCGAAGTCTCGACGATTTTAAACTATCACCTACTGATCGTACCTATTAGCTTAGGGCCATTAGGAATCTGTATGCTGATGGTTTCTGTCTCGAACGCTCTGGGTAAGTCTTACACCGCCTTGACGATTTCAGTGCTGCGCCTGTTCGCTTTCTTCTTGCCTTGCTTGTGGGTTGGCTCTCAACTTGCTGGTATTGAGGGCCTATTCTGGGGCGCTATGGTAGGTAATGTGCTTGCCGGAACA